In Nicotiana tabacum cultivar K326 chromosome 2, ASM71507v2, whole genome shotgun sequence, the following proteins share a genomic window:
- the LOC107763720 gene encoding proton pump-interactor 1, with the protein MGIDVEAKLVHVPVEAGSEHNNLLKENGKMSHGSVITEPIKFGSHGTEEPKKEEVSRTPVSNVPKDAVEDWPEPKQIHSFYIVKFRRFEDPKLKAKIELAERELQKKNQARSQIIEKLKAKRAERSKVIEQRKSLSAENKEFWSTIDEKRKEMEPLQQALGQLRGGRDAGRERGPIVCSSEQELNSLIKSLQYRIQHESIPLNEEKQILREIKQLEGTREAVKEKAAARAQIHESLGEKESIQNQVKLMSVGLDGVRKGQQEVKAKLKQIDDQIDAISKQINLLDEELKEVVEKRDKTYEHIQELRKQREEGNSSFYQNSNVLHKVKQLADQKDVEALKELSVTEVDKFMSFWCGKKPFRDDYERRLLQSLDIRQLSRDGRMRNPDEKPLVLPEVPTVSRTEVPARANAKPVKEDHASVDAAPVQKEQKEKSSKQPNDSHVKNTKRAEKKDVVVDEEEEIYGLEKIPKDISSKKNEVDEATLKEMKKEEEIAKNRQAMERKKKLAEKAAAKASKKAQLEAEKKLKEIIPLTLIILPFLCGFIML; encoded by the exons atggGGATAGATGTGGAAGCTAAGTTAGTTCATGTTCCAGTTGAAGCTGGAAGTGAGCACAACAACCTTctgaaagaaaatggaaagatgAGTCATGGTTCAGTGATTACCGAGCCTATAAAATTTGGTTCTCACGGTACTGAAGAACCTAAGAAGGAGGAAGTAAGCAGAACACCTGTGAGCAATGTACCAAAGGATGCGGTTGAGGACTGGCCTGAACCTAagcagatccattcgttctatATTGTTAAGTTTCGGAGATTTGAAGACCCAAAACTGAAGGCTAAAATTGAACTGGCTGAGAGAGAGCTACAGAAAAAGAACCAAGCAAGATCTCAGATTATTGAAAAATTAAAGGCTAAAAGG GCAGAACGATCAAAGGTAATTGAACAAAGGAAATCTCTCAGTGCTGAGAATAAGGAATTTTGGAGTACTATTGatgagaaaagaaaggaaatggaacCTCTGCAACAGGCCTTAGGTCAGCTCCGCGGTGGTAGAGATGCAGGCCGAGAAAGGGGTCCTATAGTATGTTCATCCGAGCAGGAGCTCAATAGCCTT ATTAAGAGTCTGCAGTACCGCATTCAGCATGAAAGCATTCCTCTGAACGAAGAGAAGCAAATTCTCCGGGAAATCAAACAACTTGAAGGGACAAGGGAAGCTGTTAAAGAAAAGGCTGCAGCAAGGGCACAGATTCATGAATCGTTGGGTGAAAAAGAATCAATCCAGAACCAGGTCAAA CTTATGAGTGTTGGCCTGGATGGAGTTCGGAAGGGGCAGCAGGAGGTTAAGGCCAAGCTTAAGCAAATAGATGATCAGATTGATGCCATAAGCAAGCAGATCAACTTATTGGATGAGGAATTGAAGGAAGTTGTGGAGAAGAGGGACAAGACTTACGAACATATTCAGGAATTGAGAAAACAACGTGAAGAAGGG AATTCTTCTTTCTACCAAAACTCCAATGTGTTGCACAAAGTTAAACAACTCGCAGATCAAAAGGATGTTGAAGCCCTTAAAGAGCTCTCAGTTACAGAG GTCGATAAGTTCATGTCTTTCTGGTGTGGTAAAAAGCCTTTTAGGGATGACTATGAGAGGAGACTCTTGCAGTCACTTGATATCAGGCAGTTGAGCAGGGATGGCAGAATGAGGAATCCCGACGAAAAGCCTCTGGTGCTACCAGAAGTACCTACTGTCTCCCGAACCGAGGTTCCAGCAAGAGCTAATGCAAAACCTGTAAAGGAAGATCATGCGTCCGTTGACGCTGCTCCTGTTCAGAAAGAACAGAAGGAGAAGAGTAGCAAGCAGCCAAATGATTCTCATGTTAAAAACACAAAGCGTGCCGAGAAAAAAGATGTGGTTgttgatgaagaagaggaaatttATGGTTTGGAAAAGATACCCAAGGATATTAGTTCCAAGAAAAATGAAGTTGACGAGGCAACTTtgaaggagatgaagaaagaggaGGAGATAGCAAAAAATAGACAGGCTATGGAGAGGAAGAAAAAGTTGGCAGAGAAAGCAGCTGCAAAAGCTTCAAAGAAAGCTCAGCTAGAAGCTGAAAAGAAGCTCAAGGAAATTATTCCTCTGACCCTTATAATCCTACCATTTCTATGTGGTTTTATTATGTTGTAA